One stretch of Hevea brasiliensis isolate MT/VB/25A 57/8 chromosome 12, ASM3005281v1, whole genome shotgun sequence DNA includes these proteins:
- the LOC110645268 gene encoding serine decarboxylase: MEAAAVPAHMIGEKAGILAEDFDPTAVVDVEPLPPVVTSDDVVGSKEGKNQNGGEIVLGRNVHTECLEVTEPDANDEFTGDREAYMASVLARYRKTLVERTKHHLGYPYNLDFDYGALGQLQHFSINNLGDPFIESNYGVHSRQFEVGVLDWFARLWEIEKSEYWGYMTNCGTEGNLHGILVGREVFPDGILFASRESHYSVFKAARMYRMECVKIDCLISGEIDCADFKIKLLANKDKPAIINVNIGTTVKGAVDDLDLVIQTLEESGFTHDRFYIHCDGALFGLMMPFVKRAPKVTFKKPIGSVSVSGHKFVGCPMPCGVQITRMEHINTLSRNVEYLASRDATIMGSRNGHAPIFLWYTLNRKGYIGFRKEVQKCLRNAHYLKDRLLDAGISAMLNELSSTVVFERPRDEEFVRRWQLACQGNIAHVVVMPNVTIEKLDDFLNELTEKRSTWYQDGQVQPPCIAADVGNENCACAQHK; encoded by the exons ATGGAGGCTGCAGCGGTGCCAGCGCATATGATTGGAGAAAAGGCGGGGATCTTGGCGGAGGACTTCGATCCGACGGCTGTGGTTGACGTTGAGCCTCTGCCTCCGGTTGTGACGTCGGATGATGTCGTGGGAAGTAAAGAAGGGAAGAATCAAAATGGCGGAGAGATTGTGTTAGGCAGAAATGTGCACACCGAGTGTCTTGAGGTCACAGAGCCCGATGCTAACGATGAGTTCACTGGTGATAGGGAGGCTTATATGGCTAGCGTTTTGGCTAGGTATCGAAAGACCTTGGTTGAAAGAACCAAGCATCATTTAG GTTATCCTTATAATCTGGACTTTGATTATGGTGCTTTGGGACAGTTGCAGCATTTCTCCATAAACAATCTTGGTGATCCATTTATTGAGAGTAACTATGGTGTCCATTCAAGACAGTTTGAAGTTGGTGTTTTAGATTGGTTTGCCCGTCTATGGGAGATAGAGAAAAGTGAATACTGGGGTTACATGACAAACTGCGGTACAGAAGGAAATCTTCATGGGATTTTAGTAGG GAGGGAAGTGTTTCCAGATGGAATTCTGTTTGCATCACGAGAGTCGCATTATTCTGTCTTCAAAGCAGCTCGCATGTATAGAATGGAATGTGTGAAGATTGACTGTCTGATCTCTGGTGAAATTGATTGTgctgattttaaaattaaactaCTTGCTAACAAGGACAAACCAGCCATCATCAATGTTAATATAG GCACAACTGTCAAAGGAGCTGTTGATGACCTTGATCTTGTCATACAAACCCTTGAAGAAAGTGGATTTACACATGATCGGTTTTACATCCACTGTGATGGAGCTTTGTTTGGACTTATGATGCCTTTTGTCAAGCGT GCGCCAAAGGTCACTTTCAAAAAGCCCATTGGAAGCGTGAGTGTTTCTGGTCACAAGTTTGTTGGCTGCCCAATGCCATGTGGTGTGCAGATAACAAGGATGGAACACATTAATACTCTCTCAAGGAATGTTGAGTACCTTGCTTCAAGGGATGCCACAATCATGGGAAGCCGCAATGGCCATGCTCCCATCTTCCTTTGGTACACTCTCAACAGAAAAGGCTACATAGGATTCCGGAAAGAAGTACAGAAGTGTCTCAGAAATGCTCATTACTTGAAGGACCGCCTACTTGATGCTGGGATTAGTGCTATGTTGAATGAACTCAGCAGCACAGTTGTGTTTGAGCGGCCTCGAGATGAGGAGTTTGTGCGCCGGTGGCAACTAGCTTGTCAAGGGAATATTGCACATGTGGTGGTGATGCCCAATGTCACCATTGAGAAGTTGGATGATTTCTTGAATGAATTGACTGAGAAGCGCTCAACTTGGTATCAGGATGGACAAGTTCAGCCTCCGTGTATTGCAGCAGATGTGGGAAATGAGAATTGTGCTTGTGCTCAGCATAAATGA